A segment of the Aridibaculum aurantiacum genome:
TTTCAATTGCGCATTGCAACTTCCAATTGCGCGGTGCTGAAAGTGAAAGAGATGAACTGTTTGTAAAGGAGCTTGCAAAGAAGTACGAGGTAGATATATTTGTACAGCATTTTGATACCAAAGCATATGCTGAAAACAATAAACTATCAACGCAGGTTGCTGCTCGTGATCTTCGTTATGATTGGTTCAGACAATTGATAGCTGAAGGCAAAGCCTCTTATATAGTTACTGCACATCATGCGGATGATAACATAGAAACGGTTGTAATGAACTTCTTCCGCGGCACGGGGCTGAAAGGATTGATAGGTATGGATGAACACTTTCAGCAAGTGTGGAGACCCTTGTTAGGCATTAGAAGAAAAGAAATATTAGACTACGCTGCTCAACATGAGTTGCAACATGTAGAAGATTCATCCAATGCCTCCAGCAACTATACCCGTAATTATTTTCGTAATGAAATGCTCCCTGCTATTGCGCAGGTGTTTCCCCAGGTAGTAGAAAACCTGCTTAAAAATATAGCGCGTCTTACGGAGGTGGAACTGGTGTACAAACAGGCTATAGCTAATTACAAAAAGCAACTGGTTGAGATCAAAGGAAAAGAGGCGCATATTCCTATTCTTAAGCTGCTGAAAGCAGAACCTGTGCGTACGATCTTGTGGGAGATTTTGAGTGAATACAACTTCACGGCAGCACAGGTGGATGAGATACTTAAACTTATGCAGGCGGATAATGGCAGCTATGTAGAATCTCCGTCACATCGCATTATCAAGAATAGGAACTGGCTGATCATTGCGGCAAAGAAAGCTGAAGAAATTTCCAACTTCATAGTAGTTGAGGCACAACAGAAGAAAGTGGATTTTCCAGGAGGAAGTTTACAATTTGAATATGATATCCCTGCCAGTCATGTTACCATATCTGCCGATGCATCTGTTGCATTTATTGATGCCCATGAACTTCATTTTCCATTGCTGCTTCGCAAGTGGAAGAAGGGTGATTACTTTTACCCGCTGGGTATGCAGAAAAAGAAAAAGCTAAGCAAGTTCTTTATTGATAATAAGCTATCGCTTATTCAAAAGGAAAATACCTGGGTATTGGAAAGCAACAAAAGAATTGTTTGGGTGATAGGGCAACGGCTAGACAACCGCTTCAAACTACAACCTTCCACAGGGTCTGTTGTAAGAGTTAAGTTGATTAGTAAATAGTGATTAGAGACTAGAGATTAGTGCCAGGAAGGAAGTCATTGATTAAGATTACTTGGAAAAGCCACACCAGGAATCAGGAACTTCAAACCTCACACCTCTTCCTACAACCCCGTATACATCCTTATCTGGGAAATAAAATTCTGCACAGGATCGAAGCTGGAGAATGCATAGCAGAAAATAAGCAACAGAACTATTCCTGAAGCAGCACCAAAGAAGTGAGCAGAGTGGTTGATATTATCTCCACCACGTCTTGCCATATACATCGTGATGCCGAGGTAAATAAAACCAAAGATGAAACCAGGGATCCTTATTGGAATTAGTATGATACCTACCCCTGTTAAAGGAAATAAGAAGATGGTGGCAAACACTACTGCTGATACAGCACCTGATGCTCCCAGACTTTTATAGTAGTAATTATCCTTATTCTGAACATAAGAAGGAATAAGGCAAATGATCTGCGATATCAAATAAAGTGCTACATAAAGTATGGGTCCTTTTTCTTCGAAAATATAGTTGAAGTTATTCTCCAACATACTGCCAAACATATAGAACGCCCACATATTAAATATGAGGTGCATGGGATCAGCATGAATAAGTGCACAAGACAAAAAGCGATACCACTGGTTGCGGCGCGTTATTGCCGGAGGATAGAAGATCAAGTCATCAATTACTTTACGATTACTAAATGCAGTAAAAGATATAATGGCTGTAAGTATGAGAATGATTAGAGTGACACTGAGCATGCGGGCAAGTTAATTATTCATGGTGATACTTTTCGTTGCGGATAATGGTACATGCACGATAAACCTGTTCTGCAAGAATAAGGCGTACCAGCTGGTGCGGGAAAACCAACGGTGACAAGGCCCATGTATAATTAGCTCTTTCTTTCACAGTCTCATCTACGCCAAAAGCGCCACCAATAAGAAATACCATTTGTCTTACACTTGTATTTGCTTTTTGCTCAATCAAGGAAGCCAGTTTCGGTGAACTGATCAGCTTTCCTCTCTCATCAAGCAGCACAAGAAAATCATCTTTGTGCAATGCCTGAAGTATGGTGGATGCTTCATTTCTTTTTATATCAGCCTCCAGTGAAGAAGCCGTTTGACGCGCAGGTGAAAATAGTCTCCAGTCGACAGGATAGTACCTACCAATGCGTTTTGTAAATTCTGTTATGCCTTCGCGTATATAATCTTCATGTGCTTTGCCAACTGACCACAACTGAATTTTCATAAGCCAAAGTTAATAGGATGTGTCCACCACCACATTGGTTCATTATCAATTAAATTGCAAACTTATGATGCGCATATTTCCTGTTGTATTCCTAGCTTTTATGGCAACCCTGGTTTTGGCTCACGATAATGATAACTGCGATCGCAGGTGTAGTCATCGTTCAGTATTTGGCGCTACTGCTACCAATTATTTTCAGAATACGATAATGAACCGGTATGACCTGAAGTACATGAAACTGGAGTTAGACGTAATGCCACAATCACGTAACATTAGTGGAAGCTGTACTTATCATGCCACTACCATTGCAGCCCTCGATACTTTTGCTATTGAGTTCAGGCAAAACATGGTGGTAGATTCTGTTTATGTAAACAACATAAAAAGAACGTTTACCCGCGCCAACGATCATATCTATATTCCTTTTTCTTCACCAGTAGCTGCAGGTACGCAACTACAACTGCAGTTTTATTATAGAGGTACAGCATCAGGGGCGGCTATCTACGCAGGCTCTTCTACCAGCACAGGGTTGCGTTTTGCTGCATCCTTATCCGAATCATTCCAGGCTCGTGAATGGTATCCTGCAAAGCAATTATTAGCTGATAAAATTGACTCCGCTGATTTGTGGTTCAGTACCGATGCACAGTACCTGGTTGGTTCGAATGGTTTGCTGAAAGAAGTAGTAGATCTTCCCGCCAACAGGAAACAGTATCGTTGGGCTACGCGTTATCCAATAGCTTATTACCTGCCAAGTTTTGCTGTAGGAAATTATATGCAGTACACCAACTATGCAAAGCCTGCTCATATCACTCCTGATTCTATTCCTGTTTTACATTATATCGTGAATAGCCCGAGCTACTTCGGCAACGTAAAGACGAACCTTGATAAGACACCACCTTTCTTAGAAAAGATGAGCGAGTTGTTTGGCTTATATCCTTTTCATCTTGAAAAATATGGGCACAAACAAGCAAGCATTGGTGGGGGAATGGAACACCAGACCATGAGCACCATGGATAACTTTGGTACCAGTCTTATAGCTCATGAACTAGGTCATCAATGGTTTGGAAACAATGTAACCTGTGCTACATGGAATGACATCTGGATCAATGAAGGGTTTGCATCATATAGTGAATACCTGATGATGGAATACCTGCCGGCATTATATCCTACAACTACTGCGGCAGCTAACATGCTAAATGTTCATAATAATGTAATGAGTGCAACAGCAGGTAGTGTGTATGTTCCGATTGCTGATTCATATAATGAAAACAGGATCTTCAGTGGAAGGCTTACGTATGATAAGGGATCAGCCATTGTACATAACCTGCGTTTCGAAATGCAGAGCGATTCGCTCTTTTTCAGAACGCTGCGTTTGTTCCAGCAGCGGTTTAAAGACTCCGTTGCTACAGGTGAAGATTTTAGAGCTCTTGCAGAAGAAGTAACAGGTAGAAGTTTCGCCGACTTTTTCAATCAATGGTATTATGGGCAAGGTTATCCTACGTATAGCGTAAACTATGGAAAGGAATCTACTGATGTACTGCGGGTAACTGTCAGCCAGACCACATCGGCTCCTGCTATTACTCCATTCTTTAAGGGTTTGCTGCAACTAAGAATTAAGTCGTTGCAGGGCGATACGATCATCACGGTCAATAACACCAGCAACAACCAGGTGTTCAACATCCCTTACAGTAAAAACCCTTCAGGTATTGATGTTGATCCAAACAACTGGATCATTAATAAAGTAGGAAGCGTAGTTACATCAATAGACAATATAACAGCAGCACAGGCTGGTGTAAAAATATCTCCTAATCCAACCAAAGGTGAATTGAATATCTCTCTTCCTCCAACAGGTTTTAAAGCTATCCGTATCACTGATCTTTCAGGTAGAGTAGTGGGTGTGCATACTATTCCAAGTGGAAGCTTATTGTATAAAGTAAATTTGAATGCGTCGCCGGGCCTTTACCTTGTACAAGTAAGCGGCAATAAAGGAAGGGTGGTAGAAAAGATATTGGTACAATAAAAAAAGGCGCCCAGTTGTTTGAGCGCCTTTTTCTTTTTAATAGTATAACCTTACTCGAGGTTGAAGTTCACCAATGTGTTTGCCCACCTTAGTTTTACAACACCTTCTTTATCTACATCAAAAGTGAGTTGTTCTACATGATCAGCGCTTGCAGGTTTTACTTTTAGTCGAAGCGCATCTTCCTGCTCGTTGTAGCGTGTGCCCCACTGGTTCCAGATCTTGTTAAAGATCACCGTCCATTCGTCTTCACCAGGAATGGTATAAATGCTGTATTTACCTGCAGGCAATGTTTGTCCACTTACTTTCAGATCCTTAGTAGTTTCAAATGTGGTGGCTTCGTTGGCACCGGTACGCCATACTTTTCCGTATGCAGCTATGTCTTTACCAATGGTTCTGCCTTTCACTGAAGGCTGGCTGTAGTTAATAGTTACCACTGCACCACCAGGCAAAGTAGCAGAGGCAACTGCAGGAGGCGAGGCACGTTTTGATTTATCATCTTGTGCGTTGGCAGAAAGAAAAACAGCAGGTAAAGCGGCAGCAAGTGCCAATACAAATACCTTTTTCATGAAATAGTTTTAAGGCTGAAGTTACCTCAAAAGCTGCTGAAAAATTCATAATATAAACAAGGGTCCCAACAAGGAACCAGGAACAAGAAACAGCTCCAGAGTTTTACATCCTCCTACACCGATTCCCGCAGTTGTTTTTCAAGAACTACAAAATGAAGCGGCTGCTTTGGCTTACCTACACCTGCATCTTCAGGAAAAGGTTTGGTTTCTCCTGTTTCATGGTAGCCCCGTCTTTTATACCACGCCAGCAGTTCATGTCTTACTGAAATAACTGTCATTATCATTTTAGTAACACCTTGTTGCATGGCAAAAGTCTCAGCCAGTGTTATGAGCTGTTTACCTATTCCTTCATCCTGCAAGGGTGGCGAAACAGACAGCATACCCAACATCATCTCATCTGCAGTCCTTTCCAGCATTACACAGCCAGCCAGCTCTTCTTCTTTTTTAAGCAGTAGCATTGTGTTGTCTGGCGATGCCAGCATCTGTACCAATTGCTCTTCGGTTATCCTTGCAGTTCCATCTATCAGGTCAGCTTCATGTGTCCATCCCTGGCGCGCATCATTTCCGCGGTAGGCGCTATTTACCAGCTTTACCAGTGCCGGCACGTCATCAACGGTTGCTTGTTGAATAACCAAACTCATATGCTACTTTTTTAAAACATCTGCTGAAGAAATGATTGAACCGCCTTTAGATCGTATATCATCTTTGGCAGCTTCAAATCCTGCCATGTCTATAGGGCGTGTTCCATCTTCTACTATAAAGGTTGCGAAGCCTTCTGCAAGTGCATCTTTAGCTGTGAAGTAAACACAGAAATCAGCAGCCAAACCAACCACATACACATCTGTTACCTTCTTTCCCCGCAGGTAATCAGCAAGAGCAGTTGTTTTTCTGTGGCCATTGTCGTAAAAGCCACTGTAGCTATCTATAGTGCTTTCCATGCCTTTGCGAAAGATGGCCTCCACCTTTTCCATTTCCAGTTCTTTACTGAATTCCGCACCTTCTGAGGCCTGCACACAATGATCCGGCCACAGCGTTTGCTGAAGTCCATCCAGGTCTATCACATCAAATGGTGCACGTCCTTCATGTTGTGAGGCAAAACTCTTATGATCTGCCGGGTGCCAATCTTGTGTAGCTACTACTACATCAAAATATTGCTGTAACTGGTTACAGGTGGCTACTATTTCATTTCCGTGTGGAACGGCCAGTTTGCCGCCGGGTAAAAAGTCGTTCTGTATATCTACAAGAATGAGTGCTTTCATACTAGTGTCGGTGTGGCACGAACATAGTATAAATCCCTGTAAAGTTCCGGTTTGAAGACACTGCACTTGTTGATAAAAGGCAAAGTACAGGGCGTATTTTATAGAGTAAGCGCCAGGGATAAAGCTGTAGAACTAGGGCTGAAAGGATGGGTTAAGAACACGGCTGATGGAAATGTAGAAGCATTGGTATCCGGGAATGAAGAAAAGGTAGATCAATTTGTAAGCTGGTGCTGGGAAGGACCATCTAGGGCTAGCGTTGCAGCTGTAGAAACCAAAGAGACAGAAGATGAAGCAGGCGAAGAATTTAAGATCATCAGGTAGGGCATTTTTAGAAGTAAGATATCCAAAAGAGAAACATGCACCAGAATAGGAATGAATGGGCGAAAAATGAACAGGGGTTTGTAAAAACCATGCTAGATGCATCTATCCATGCTATTCTTTTACTTGAGCCTTTGTACGAACAGGAAACAATCAGAGATTTTTGTATAAAAGCAGCCAATCGTGCATTAACGGCACATGCAGGGCTACAACCTGCTGATGTAGTAGGTTCAACTTTAAGTTCCATTTTTCCTCATTATAAAGAATATGAGTTTTACGACCTGTACCTGCAGGTTATTTCTACCAGTAAAATGGAAAGGAAACAGCTGTATTATAAAGATGCGAAACTGGAAGGATGGTTTGATGTTGGTGTGGCTCCACATGAGGAAGGACTGGTAGTGACTTTTGCTAATATAACCGAGCTGGTAACTTTTCAAAAAGACCTGGAAAAGCAAACAAGTCATCTTAATACAATTATCAATACAGCCCAATCCGGGATTTTCATGTTTGCTCCTAAAAGAGATGAAAAAGGTGAAATAGTAGATTTTGTTTTCACTAATGTAAATCCTTCACTTGCTTCCTATGTAGGTGAAGATCCAGGAAGGTTACTGGGAGACTTGGGCAGCACGTGGTTTCCTGCTTATAAAACCAATGGATTATTTGAAAGTTATAAACGAACATTGGAAACAGGTAATACTGAGCGATTTGAGTTTCATTATAATGACGATGGGATAGATGTGTGGCTGGACATTTTAGCAACGCGTGTAGGTGGTGAAGTGCTGGTGACCTTTACTGATCATACACCGATGAAAAGGCTGCAACTGCAGCTGGAAGAAACGGTACATGAACTGAAACGAAGCAATGCCAACTTACAAGACTTTGCTTATATCGCTTCGCACGACCTGCAGGAGCCACTGCGTAAGATCACCTTCTTTGCTGATAAGGTGAAGCAACGTTATAGATCTGAAATAGGCCCGGAAGGAGAGGCAATGGTAGAAAGAATAGAATCTGCCAGTGCAAGAATGGGTACATTAATAAATGACCTGCTTGAATTTTCGAAGGTTAGTTCATCATTATCTGCTCTTGAGCAGGTTTCGCTACAGGAAATATTCGACGATGTATTGTCTGATTTTGAAGCTACCGTTCAGCAAAAACAAGCTACCATACACGTAGATCCTTTGCCGGAAACTAAAGCCGATGCTGTAATGATGAGCCAGTTATTCCAGAACCTGCTGAGTAATTCACTTAAATACCAGAGGCCGGGAGTTGCACCTGTCATCAATATCAATTACAAAAAGACCATAGCGGCTGAAACTCGACTTAAAGTACGCTCTGATGATATGCAACGAATTTTTCATGTGATCTCTATATCAGACAATGGAGTTGGTTTTGATCAACAACATGCTGAACGGATATTCCAGATATTTCAACGTTTACACGGACGTGCAGAATATCCCGGAACCGGCGTTGGATTAGCCATTGTACAAAAAGTAGTAGCACACCACCGCGGTTACATAGAAGCATTTGGAGAACCTGGAAAGGGTGCCACCTTTGTTATACTATTGCCGGCTAAATAACCTTCTGCATGTACATTTTCTCTTTGTTCCCAGATTAAGGATCGTCCTTTCTTTCCCTAAAACATGCGTCACTGGCTGTAGCCACCTTAGTTGGAAGTATTTTCCTTTAATTTGTCAAAATTTTTAAGCTATATGAATTTTCAACTAAGCGAAGAACACCTGATGATACAGAGTGCCGCCAGGGACTTTGCACGAAACGAATGTTTGCCAGGTGTTATAGAACGCGACGAATTACAACGATTTCCTAAAGAACAAATAATGAAGCTCGCTGAACTGGGTTTCATGGGTATGATGGTAGACCCACAATATGGTGGCAGTGGCATGGACACTGTTAGCTATGTATTGGCAATGGAAGAGATAAGCAAGATAGATGCAAGTGTAAGTGTATGTATGAGCGTAAACAATAGTCTTGTTTGCTGGGGATTGGAAGCATACGGAAATGAAGAGCAAAAACAAAAATACCTGACGCCTTTAGCGCAAGGAACTAAAGATGGAGATTTATACATAGGTGCTTTTCTGCTAAGCGAGCCAGAAGCAGGAAGTGATGCTACTTCTCAAAGAACAACAGCTGAAGATAAAGGTGATCATTACCTGCTTAACGGAACAAAGAACTGGATCACAAATGGTTCTTCTGCTTCAGTATACCTGGTAATGGCACAAACAGATGAAGGAAAAGGAAGTAAAGGCATCAATGCTTTTATTGTTGAAAAAAACTGGCCTGGTGTAACTGTATCTGCTAAAGAAAATAAATTAGGTATACGTGGCAGCGATACACATACAATCATGTTTACCGATGTGGTGGTTCCAAAAGAGAACAGGATAGGTGAGGATGGCTTCGGTTTCAAATTCGCTATGAAAACGCTTGCCGGCGGTCGTATCGGAATTGCTTCGCAGGCATTGGGTATAGCCAGTGGCGCTTTTGAATTGGCAGTAAAATATTCTAAGGAGCGTAAGGCTTTTGGTAAAGAAATCATGCATCACCAGGCTATCCAGTTCAAACTGGCTGATATGGCTACCAAGGTTGAAGCGGCTCGTTTACTTTGTTTGAAAGCTGCATGGGAAAAAGACCAGGGGAAAGATTATACGCTTAGCTCATCAATGGCTAAAGTATTCAGTAGTGAAACTGCTATGTGGACAGCTATAGAAGCGGTACAGGTGCACGGTGGTTATGGTTTTGTAAAAGAATACCACGTAGAACGATTGATGCGCGATGCGAAGATCACGCAGATATATGAAGGCACCAGCGAAGTGCAACGTATAGTGATTGGACGAGCTATTTTACAATAACATAATATGCTCTTATAGAAAGAGCCACTGCAACCACAGTGGCTCTTTCTTTTCCTTCATCCAAGAATTAAATGCGCCCAAGAATTATTTACCGCATTTATTGTATTCATCAATAATATTCATTACTACGTCTACCCGCTTGTCTTTAAAAACAGTTACCTGCCTGTAGAAGTATCCTTCTTCCTGGTTAGCTATTTTTTGTGCGAGTGAAGGACAGTCGGCTACAATCTTGCTCATCTTCTCATCAAAGTTGGGCGTAAACTTATTGCTGTTTAGTGCCCATACCTCTCGGTTCTTTTCATTAGGTAATTCCAGGAGGTAGTTGGTTTCGTAAGTAACAACATCATTATTCCTGCGATCTTTTTCTGTTTTCCGTTCTACATATTCGTACACGTGAATACGGCTATCTGCCGGTGTGATCCTTTTCATGAAACGGGTATTGCGGCCAAGGATAACACCACTGCGAATATCACGCATGGCATAATAGTCGCCTCTTACTTTATATCCTTCCACTTCAGAGACAGGAAAACGCATGGCTTCGCTTTCTCCGTTAGGTATCAGCTTTACGGTGCTATTCAAACCGCCTTCGGTGTTTATGTTCAGCCTGCCATCATACGATCTGCCATTTGTCAGGTAAATGGTGCCTGCAATATTCCGCATAGAATTAGGTGAATCAAAAACCACTACAGATCCACAGCCATAGGTAAGAAGTGATAAGCTGGCAAGAACAGGCATCAATCTCAAATTCATCATCTTTAAGTGCATTATATAGTTTGGTTATAAATTGCAGGCAATTATTAGTTATGCCTGTAAACGAAGCCAAATATCAAGAGATAAGAAGTTTAATATCTGCTAAAAATGTACGAATGGTGGCTGTAAGTAAAGTGCAGTCTGTACAGGATATAAAAAAGCTATACGACCTGGGTCAACGCGACTTTGGCGAGAACTATGTGCAGGAACTTATAGAAAAGCAAGACGTTCTTCCGAAAGATATAAGATGGCACTTCATCGGGCACCTGCAAACCAATAAAGTAAAATATATAGCAGGCTTTGTTCATCTTATTCATGGTGTAGATAGCCTTAAGTTGCTTAAAGAAATAAACAAGCAGGCGAAAAAGGAAAATCGTACTATATCATGTTTGTTACAGGTATTCATTGCGCAGGAAGAAACCAAGTTTGGGATGGACGAAGATGAACTAAAAGAGGTAGTGCATGCATTATCAGTAGATGATACCATCAGGAATGTACGTATAGAAGGACTGATGGGAATGGCCAGCTTTTCTGATGATGAGCAAAAAGTGAGAAATGAAATGCGATACCTGAAGCAGTTGTATGATCTGTATGCACAAGTAAGTGCACCATGCCTGGAGTTCACTACTTTATCTATGGGTATGAGTGGCGATTACCAGTTAGCAATTGAAGAAGGTAGCAATATGGTACGCATTGGCAGCCTGCTGTTTGGTGCACGCCTTTAGTCGTTGGTGTCTTTCCGTGGGTTTTTCTTAAGTATCACATAAGCAGCCATACCTATTGCCAATATTAATGCTACTCCCAATAACCACCACCAGCTTTGATCTTCTTTCATAATAAAATTTTTTCTTAGCTAATTTACATGAACAAACTTTAGTTACGAATAAACCATGCCCTTTGCTGGCGTATCTTTTGACTATAATTCTTTACTAGCTAAATCCAGGTATGTCAACAGAACCATCATCAACTGCTCCTCATAATGGTTGGCGGGCTAAACTGCATGAGATCATATACGAGTCCCACACGAAGGAAGGTAAACTCTTTGATGTGATTTTGCTGGTACTCATCTTTTTTAGCATCTCCATTGTAATGCTGGATAGTGTTCCTCTATACCATGAATTGTATGGTGATCTCTTTTACAAGATAGAGTGGGGGCTTACGATCTTCTTTACGCTTGAGTACATCCTTCGGATTTTATCTATACAACGGCCGGTGGCATATATGGTCAGCGTGCTTGGCATAATAGACCTGCTGGCAATTGTGCCCACTTACCTCAGCCTATTTTTTGTTGGTACACAATCCTTACTGGTAGTAAGAGGCTTAAGGCTCTTACGCGTCTTCCGGATATTCAAGCTTAATCATTATGTATCTGAAATGCGCTATCTCACCACAGCGTTATCCAACAGCTTTAGGAAGATCAGCATATTCTTATTCTTTGTGTTGACAGCTGTTATCATCATGGGCTCTGTGATTTACCTGGTAGAGGATGCCGAAGATGGTTTCACCAGTATTCCGCAATGTATCTATTGGGCCATCGTTACCATTACTACTGTAGGTTATGGCGATATTTCTCCCGTGACGCCACTGGGGAAATTTATCTCGTGTATTATCATGCTCTTAGGTTATGGGATAATAGCTGTACCCACGGGCATTGTTTCTTCAGAAATGGCTATGATGGCAAAAGGAAAAGGAAACAGCCCGGATGTTTGCAGGAACTGTGGTAAAGAAGGCCACGATGTAGATGCCAGGTTTTGTAAAACATGTGGCTATAAATTGTAGCAGAAACACAAACACCTCAGTATTTTTAAATGAAGGCTTAAAACTGCCAGCTGTCATCTCATTACCTTTGCATCCAAATAACAGGTTTGAAACATCTAAAGGCGCTTAATAAATATTTCTGGAAGTATAGGTTCAGGTTTAGTATTGGGATGTTGTTTGTGATCGCCTCCAACTATTTTGCTGTTCTGGCTCCGCAGGTAACTGGTTTTGTTGTCAACCAGGTACAG
Coding sequences within it:
- a CDS encoding rhomboid family intramembrane serine protease codes for the protein MLSVTLIILILTAIISFTAFSNRKVIDDLIFYPPAITRRNQWYRFLSCALIHADPMHLIFNMWAFYMFGSMLENNFNYIFEEKGPILYVALYLISQIICLIPSYVQNKDNYYYKSLGASGAVSAVVFATIFLFPLTGVGIILIPIRIPGFIFGFIYLGITMYMARRGGDNINHSAHFFGAASGIVLLLIFCYAFSSFDPVQNFISQIRMYTGL
- a CDS encoding 23S rRNA (pseudouridine(1915)-N(3))-methyltransferase RlmH — protein: MKIQLWSVGKAHEDYIREGITEFTKRIGRYYPVDWRLFSPARQTASSLEADIKRNEASTILQALHKDDFLVLLDERGKLISSPKLASLIEQKANTSVRQMVFLIGGAFGVDETVKERANYTWALSPLVFPHQLVRLILAEQVYRACTIIRNEKYHHE
- the tilS gene encoding tRNA lysidine(34) synthetase TilS yields the protein MNLLTKFTDHIKLKNGFTNQHQFLLAVSGGIDSVVLCDLFHKAKLQFSIAHCNFQLRGAESERDELFVKELAKKYEVDIFVQHFDTKAYAENNKLSTQVAARDLRYDWFRQLIAEGKASYIVTAHHADDNIETVVMNFFRGTGLKGLIGMDEHFQQVWRPLLGIRRKEILDYAAQHELQHVEDSSNASSNYTRNYFRNEMLPAIAQVFPQVVENLLKNIARLTEVELVYKQAIANYKKQLVEIKGKEAHIPILKLLKAEPVRTILWEILSEYNFTAAQVDEILKLMQADNGSYVESPSHRIIKNRNWLIIAAKKAEEISNFIVVEAQQKKVDFPGGSLQFEYDIPASHVTISADASVAFIDAHELHFPLLLRKWKKGDYFYPLGMQKKKKLSKFFIDNKLSLIQKENTWVLESNKRIVWVIGQRLDNRFKLQPSTGSVVRVKLISK
- a CDS encoding acyl-CoA dehydrogenase; translated protein: MNFQLSEEHLMIQSAARDFARNECLPGVIERDELQRFPKEQIMKLAELGFMGMMVDPQYGGSGMDTVSYVLAMEEISKIDASVSVCMSVNNSLVCWGLEAYGNEEQKQKYLTPLAQGTKDGDLYIGAFLLSEPEAGSDATSQRTTAEDKGDHYLLNGTKNWITNGSSASVYLVMAQTDEGKGSKGINAFIVEKNWPGVTVSAKENKLGIRGSDTHTIMFTDVVVPKENRIGEDGFGFKFAMKTLAGGRIGIASQALGIASGAFELAVKYSKERKAFGKEIMHHQAIQFKLADMATKVEAARLLCLKAAWEKDQGKDYTLSSSMAKVFSSETAMWTAIEAVQVHGGYGFVKEYHVERLMRDAKITQIYEGTSEVQRIVIGRAILQ
- a CDS encoding M1 family aminopeptidase, which translates into the protein MMRIFPVVFLAFMATLVLAHDNDNCDRRCSHRSVFGATATNYFQNTIMNRYDLKYMKLELDVMPQSRNISGSCTYHATTIAALDTFAIEFRQNMVVDSVYVNNIKRTFTRANDHIYIPFSSPVAAGTQLQLQFYYRGTASGAAIYAGSSTSTGLRFAASLSESFQAREWYPAKQLLADKIDSADLWFSTDAQYLVGSNGLLKEVVDLPANRKQYRWATRYPIAYYLPSFAVGNYMQYTNYAKPAHITPDSIPVLHYIVNSPSYFGNVKTNLDKTPPFLEKMSELFGLYPFHLEKYGHKQASIGGGMEHQTMSTMDNFGTSLIAHELGHQWFGNNVTCATWNDIWINEGFASYSEYLMMEYLPALYPTTTAAANMLNVHNNVMSATAGSVYVPIADSYNENRIFSGRLTYDKGSAIVHNLRFEMQSDSLFFRTLRLFQQRFKDSVATGEDFRALAEEVTGRSFADFFNQWYYGQGYPTYSVNYGKESTDVLRVTVSQTTSAPAITPFFKGLLQLRIKSLQGDTIITVNNTSNNQVFNIPYSKNPSGIDVDPNNWIINKVGSVVTSIDNITAAQAGVKISPNPTKGELNISLPPTGFKAIRITDLSGRVVGVHTIPSGSLLYKVNLNASPGLYLVQVSGNKGRVVEKILVQ
- a CDS encoding PAS domain-containing sensor histidine kinase, translating into MHQNRNEWAKNEQGFVKTMLDASIHAILLLEPLYEQETIRDFCIKAANRALTAHAGLQPADVVGSTLSSIFPHYKEYEFYDLYLQVISTSKMERKQLYYKDAKLEGWFDVGVAPHEEGLVVTFANITELVTFQKDLEKQTSHLNTIINTAQSGIFMFAPKRDEKGEIVDFVFTNVNPSLASYVGEDPGRLLGDLGSTWFPAYKTNGLFESYKRTLETGNTERFEFHYNDDGIDVWLDILATRVGGEVLVTFTDHTPMKRLQLQLEETVHELKRSNANLQDFAYIASHDLQEPLRKITFFADKVKQRYRSEIGPEGEAMVERIESASARMGTLINDLLEFSKVSSSLSALEQVSLQEIFDDVLSDFEATVQQKQATIHVDPLPETKADAVMMSQLFQNLLSNSLKYQRPGVAPVININYKKTIAAETRLKVRSDDMQRIFHVISISDNGVGFDQQHAERIFQIFQRLHGRAEYPGTGVGLAIVQKVVAHHRGYIEAFGEPGKGATFVILLPAK
- a CDS encoding DUF2911 domain-containing protein; translated protein: MKKVFVLALAAALPAVFLSANAQDDKSKRASPPAVASATLPGGAVVTINYSQPSVKGRTIGKDIAAYGKVWRTGANEATTFETTKDLKVSGQTLPAGKYSIYTIPGEDEWTVIFNKIWNQWGTRYNEQEDALRLKVKPASADHVEQLTFDVDKEGVVKLRWANTLVNFNLE
- a CDS encoding acylphosphatase, coding for MKTLHLLIKGKVQGVFYRVSARDKAVELGLKGWVKNTADGNVEALVSGNEEKVDQFVSWCWEGPSRASVAAVETKETEDEAGEEFKIIR
- the pncA gene encoding bifunctional nicotinamidase/pyrazinamidase, which encodes MKALILVDIQNDFLPGGKLAVPHGNEIVATCNQLQQYFDVVVATQDWHPADHKSFASQHEGRAPFDVIDLDGLQQTLWPDHCVQASEGAEFSKELEMEKVEAIFRKGMESTIDSYSGFYDNGHRKTTALADYLRGKKVTDVYVVGLAADFCVYFTAKDALAEGFATFIVEDGTRPIDMAGFEAAKDDIRSKGGSIISSADVLKK
- a CDS encoding GNAT family N-acetyltransferase, whose translation is MSLVIQQATVDDVPALVKLVNSAYRGNDARQGWTHEADLIDGTARITEEQLVQMLASPDNTMLLLKKEEELAGCVMLERTADEMMLGMLSVSPPLQDEGIGKQLITLAETFAMQQGVTKMIMTVISVRHELLAWYKRRGYHETGETKPFPEDAGVGKPKQPLHFVVLEKQLRESV